From one Plasmodium malariae genome assembly, chromosome: 12 genomic stretch:
- the PmUG01_12077800 gene encoding conserved Plasmodium protein, unknown function, with protein MELNWKENFDDIEITIKKAKNYENVFSSFIHNEDFLSKGDCPLEIDRAQNILITEVYIKVADKNYAINIDLYDKISINKEDIKIRKNKEIIILHLKKREKKLWGHLYFFSMFVSYKNKKYPNLLKCTKEEKNKIIIQEQKFKNIISNRRMKSLDHLKKMLKRDKTSKEDFSKKLEEDAQRIQSEIEQIKNEQLRIQKESVKKRVIDSIYEEKGTGEETQVAQVVEVIEENKCKDGKTGEVPKIGGSKNDKGIDKEEKIRNNESNQSCSYERCLEDEEESNKNSMPMLNTLENSTKKNIPILRGTITQNKVIELKFTQLKRNELPARESRNLKKTLSNYSSTKNFFLIILIEKAKKLFFKNSDFTSCLETLKSITSHISTGNELIREEHIKVLSNLSLLYLLTNNLDDSIQQCDKCLDLIKDEIKSYRIEDVQIEKNKFKEKTLFKTLNSLEDIKSTNYVQYMYIIYTIVTVRKIYAMIKKRYNIENIEKCSMSIEEACNFLPSCFYENIKKDISNLRLFSAMETEFLACCSGRKEIKENLRRLNNLIEQEDLSHEVCLSFYVSMKRSLYLKNLNFFYANIINVLLCIFNLIDKQHKTYCFLNKIEYFGLTNFLLNIYELILLLKNNSTFLEKIIEIENLSDCMESSLIQQEIKDVLASHLRKSYDSEFEFVVNNNLSLKKIICILRSGKNIEANVEKEVKNNESEINIPSSYVLFENIPYILKKSNKIAKDITCSNFSENEIKITLFSNMDYYTNIEENCQLLKIELTMKIIKSMCYTLNLMQKIYKENMTEKIVLRNMIYTLLIDVSYCISNLNNLSSKIENIISLLFLYFCFSFIYNFASNEFIIDTHFKKSDETKHLNLLVLKDMEKEKRISKDFIKNILEKSFLHNFFADYKKYMDLKKKEKGLEGGGSQNNEHNKMIQRICYLIKKIKKKNKDSSNVSCINSSSVRGINRNNSISRHNLEIALIHNKYGEEIYYFLSFLNKENYYITSIQYSIILLNHTYKPTKFSNYNLSYVHAVKQLFTLSFFVKNKINTTQCLKKRLGNTSNKNGLQKILSYFTDASSIKFKNTKRYMFLKSCEDRNAENDLVAYVQAVIKKYKKVKILKNIDFCLVRLHAEQNVVTNAKNTIIKYLENLSTDFHILNRVLQFSIYDMFSNSLFCKKANDIGDISCNTFSAFIEKISHNKIKYKNVVNCYFKKFLRFKILTLNSKYDLCG; from the exons ATGGAGCTAAATTGGAAGGAAAACTTTGACGATATTGaaataactataaaaaaagcaaaaaactatgaaaatgtattttcttcCTTCATTCATAACGAAGACTTTCTTTCTAAGGGCGACTGCCCTTTAGAAATAGACAGAGCACAGAACATTTTAATAACAGAAGTGTACATAAAAGTAGCTGACAAAAATTATGCCATAAACATAGacttatatgataaaattagcATTAATAAAGAGGATATAAAAATTcgaaaaaacaaagaaattataattttacatttaaaaaaaagagaaaagaaattatggggacatttatactttttctcTATGTTTGTAagttacaaaaataaaaaatatccgaatttattaaaatgcacaaaagaagaaaaaaataaaataattattcaagaacaaaaattcaaaaatataatcagTAATAGAAGAATGAAAAGTCTAGATCACTTGAAAAAAATGCTTAAGAGAGACAAAACATCTAAGGAAGATTTCTCGAAAAAATTGGAAGAGGATGCCCAAAGAATTCAGAGCGAAATAGAACAAATCAAAAATGAGCAACTCAGAATTCAAAAGGAAAGCGTAAAAAAGAGGGTCATTGATTCCATATATGAAGAGAAAGGAACGGGTGAAGAGACACAAGTTGCACAAGTGGTAGAAGTGATAGAGGAGAACAAATGCAAAGATGGAAAAACGGGAGAAGTTCCTAAAATTGGTGGCAGTAAAAATGATAAGGGTATTGATAAGGAAGAAAAGATTAGAAACAATGAAAGCAACCAAAGCTGCAGTTACGAAAGGTGTTTAGAAGATGAGGAGGAATCTAATAAGAACAGTATGCCAATGCTAAATACTCTTGAAAATtctactaaaaaaaatatacctaTATTACGAGGGACGATTACTCAAAATAAAGTCATAGAATTGAAATTTACTCAactaaaaagaaatgaacTTCCTGCAAGAGAATCGagaaatttgaaaaaaacacTATCAAATTACTCGTcaacaaaaaatttctttttaattatcttAATAGAAAAAGCAAAGAAgctcttttttaaaaattcagaTTTTACTAGTTGTTTAGAAACGTTAAAATCAATTACTTCTCATATTTCAACAG GTAATGAGTTAATCAGAGAAGAGCATATAAAGGTTTTAAGTAATTTGTCCTTATTGTATTTACTGACAAATAACTTAGATGACTCTATTCAGCAATGTGATAAATGTTTAGATTTAATAAAGGacgaaataaaaagttatagAATTGAAGATGTGcagatagaaaaaaataaatttaaggaaaaaacactttttaaaacattaaacTCGTTAGAAGATATAAAATCGACAAACTATGTtcaatatatgtacattatatACACAATTGTCActgtaagaaaaatatacgCTATGATTAAGAAGAGATATAACATTGAAAACATTGAAAAGTGCTCCATGTCTATAGAGGAAGCATGTAATTTTCTTCCTTCATgcttttatgaaaatattaaaaaagatattagCAATTTGAGACTTTTTTCTGCAATGGAAACCGAATTCCTTGCTTGTTGTTCAG gaagaaaagaaataaaggaaaacCTACGCAGGTTAAATAATCTGATCGAGCAAGAAGATTTGTCGCATGAAGTATGTCTAAGTTTCTATGTCTCTATGAAAAGATCcctttacttaaaaaatttaaatttcttCTACGcgaatattataaatgtgtTATTATGCATTTTTAACCTCATAGATAAACAACATAAAAcatattgttttttaaacaaaatcgAATATTTTGGCTTgacaaattttttacttaatatatatgaacttattttattactcaaaaataatagtacatTTTTAGAGAAAATAATcgaaatagaaaatttaagCGATTGCATGGAAAGTTCATTAATTCAGCAGGAAATTAAAGATGTTTTGGCTAGTCATTTGAGAAAAAGTTATGACAGCGAATTTGAATTTGTTGTAAATAATAACCtctctttaaaaaaaataatttgcatACTACGGAgtggaaaaaatattgaagcaaatgtagaaaaagaagtaaagaATAATGAGAGTGAAATTAACATACCCTCCTCTTATGTTCTTTTTGAAAACATTCCTTACatattaaagaaaagtaataaaattgCAAAAGATATTACTTGTTCTAATTTCTcagaaaatgaaataaagataacacttttttcaaatatggattattatacaaatatagaGGAAAACTGCCAACTgttaaaaatagaattaacaatgaaaattataaaatccATGTGCTACACTTTGAATCTAatgcaaaaaatttataaagaaaatatgacAGAAAAAATTGTTCTCAGAAACAtgatatatactttattaaTTGATGTTTCCTATTGTATTAGCAATTTAAACAATTTATCttcaaaaattgaaaatataattagtcttctctttttatatttttgcttttctttcatttataattttgcgtctaatgaatttattattgatacccattttaaaaaatctgACGAAAcaaaacatttaaatttgctagttttaaaagatatggaaaaagaaaaaagaatttctaaagattttataaaaaatattttagaaaagtCGTTTCTACACAACTTTTTTGCAGACTACAAAAAGTATAtggatttaaaaaaaaaggaaaaaggctTAGAAGGGGGAGGCTCGCAAAATAACGAGCATAACAAAATGATACAGAgaatatgttatttaataaaaaaaattaaaaagaaaaacaaagatAGCAGTAACGTTAGCTGCATAAACAGCAGCAGCGTTAGGGGCATAAACAGAAACAATAGCATTAGCAGGCATAATCTAGAAATTGCgctaatacataataaatatggaGAGGAAATTTACTATTTCTTGTCATTtctaaataaagaaaattactATATAACGTCAATTcaatatagtattattttgCTAAATCATACCTATAAACCTACGAAATTTTCTAACTATAATTTAAGTTATGTACATGCAGTAAAACAACTTTTTACCCTGTCCTTTTttgtgaaaaataaaataaatacaaccCAGTGTTTAAAAAAACGTTTAGGGAACACAAGTAATAAGAACGGTTTACAGAAAATTTTGTCTTATTTTACCGATGCTTCTTCTATCAAGTTTAAGAATACGAAAagatatatgtttttaaaatcatGCGAAGATAGAAATGCGGAAAATGACCTAGTTGCTTACGTACAGGCtgtcataaaaaaatataaaaaagttaaaatacttaaaaatatagatttCTGTTTAGTTCGTCTTCACGCGGAACAAAACGTCGTAACAAATGCCAAAAACACG attataaaatatttggaGAACCTTTCAACCgattttcatattttgaaCCGTGTTCTACAGTTCAGTATATATGATATGTTTTCTAATTCTCTCTTTTGTAAAAAAGCGAATG ATATTGGGGACATCAGTTGTAACACATTTTCAgcatttatagaaaaaatatctcataataaaataaaatataaaaatgttgtaaattgttatttcaaaaaattcttGAGATTTAAAATTCTCACATTAAATAGCAAATATGATCTTTGTGGATGA
- the PmUG01_12077900 gene encoding DEAD/DEAH box helicase, putative, giving the protein MKSRINNKVKENSYQEYSRKHDRYNIEDAVKFIKNNLFFKKFKNIHNVGQYARFNICPPNNISRKDNEIERKILTVLKKEKKYLKKYSKKYNLMESTIENKERNVKEREERGLMYVYNICEHILNGRDSTLGTGIYTSINKNSNDSSNSKRIFINEINELLTEIVHITLTKDNLESSLLDLLNENYVDFIINIIKNKEQIKRDIKLLSRYVDIKENTVGANFFITNKTSKKMNNKSVLLSNRENIEKIIDFFIYCVKENSFEHFKKIYIPNEDNKLEEINVPKNTYYSYEDNVTKVKINRLENFHFDKNELVPVRVLPFWYKYIFEFEYFNYIQSKVFKSAFHTNKNLLVAAPTGCGKTNIALLVILQQIMLFCEQNNINLNSLVKSYLGTHGINYEQEEKTKNINSNHLKDGEANSQRSDIEEVVKRDLKKEYEKNDHTEGDQDDDKNTLDVYDNLSDKKRKSSDDNVSSYSYDNNSVFSNAARREEVDINSKEFKIIYIAPMKSLVFEITNIFQKKLKIFNLKVCEYTKEHSLTSKELEHVHIIVTVPEKLDILLRNSNYSTTVSDESLIKCIKCLILDEVHLLNTDRGDVIETIVARFFRYSETSQSVRRIVAMSATLPNYKDVSDFLKVENDMCFYFSEKYRSIQLDKTLYGIHEKNNHKLYLAKNMYTYNEIINSLKKDKQCIIFVCSRNETNKTIEFLIDHALKNDEINYFTNNLYMDYNINKRIKKSNNVYIKQFFEYGCTIHHAGMARSDKILVEDLFRKKAFNVLCCTSTLAWGVNLPVHTVIIKGTNYFSSESGKVEDLDILNINQIFGRCGRPQYESHGHAILITERTKLYKYIKLLTNNTIIESNFLKNIENHLNAEISIGTTKNVEDAIKWLEYTYLFVRMKKNPFLYDSDLTNDINLYNKRKEIILKAIHNLSENKLVRRILLTNDFVGTFYGQIAAKYYVDYKTIGIFASNIDNGNYIEILDVISKAKEFENIQIRNEDMKDFLYLKQKCDIKEEYDESKAMTLRILIEAYLRRLQINNFSIICEINYTVQNIIRILYAYYEICLNILKNISNLIMNTHNLILAILRRLPINAGIFRHFCYKNELTDKKNIFVSNNRKGKNFKDQADITQNKIDDKSAHVNLVDLHQEDEYHNDNVRSRRNQNYTVYLKEAIVNILEKKNLTYESIENLNKSELLFFLRNEVYTNQILYYKNIIPNLHIEGYIQPITQTIMKINLNVHLKNTIWSDQWNDTKENFHLFLLNTLNNDILYFQNFAIHKKDRKKIHDISFEFPLSNQMPPQITAQFMSMNWHNLSFVHIFNTNNLFINQKINIFSEILPIVPLSTQVLKVQNYIKFFSFKYFNPIQTQMFHAAFHTDENLLLGAPTGSGKTVIGELCILRNMLTHENEKSVYICPMKAIVNERYKSWKSKFKVLFNKNVIELTGEKNENKESITDSNIIICTPEKLDVISRNWKNKKFVKSINLIIFDEIHLLGQENRGGVIEILVNRFKNMQDELNKKIRLVGLTTVITSVDDLILWLDVKENYLFNFPSSCRIVPCKTHILGFTQKAYCARMSVMNKHVFDAIHQYAQQKNVLIFVSSRRQTRLTAFDIISLNLSSHNLNFLHPQNLLNDKNYIQVLLNKRKGKEEKHKNNTNGNNMLIKCSNIINYAKRSSNNRINHKETEESKHINGMGFFSFNYKDTDIFDYNSLLNKNLLEHEKEEVGNLLFQNYLNIIENEHLKELLKYGIGIHHAGLNESDKNIVEYFFLNKIIQILICTSTLAWGINLPAYLVIIKGNEFYDAKTKKYKDISYTDLLQMIGRAGRPQFDDKALAILLVQEKRKNAIKNFLYHPMNIESNIMENINEHINAEICSDVIKNKEDIFNYITKSYYFKRLFSNPSYYLKDVQYVQLFENNKLTPQAKKTIYDHLNNIIDNTVKFLVQNKCIEAINEDYNYKYYSTPLGRIASIYYIKCETVSFFYNSIEKDTQLTDSDEIKVHDVIDDIEGSNISKEASTNSNNTDEIKMTHVWEEKKMPQEFEKIEEQYQKEPDEKEQKNDHYSDVEDHSANDESNKVKKYSKPPHEKLDFYGLFKLIAQAKEFDDIPLRHNEDKYNVKLRNQIPLDINMNMPNIKTYLLLLSRLYECTYETVDYHIDLKLVLDQIARVINGFIDVCLLFHTYRYIKNLILIFQCINQKITPQKNSLYIIKDINDYQIAKLRDLHIGDIKELIKFDRSFLYSLNLFDTSQLDYILQIPVLSSNVKLYHKNVSSTDKREEIEEGGETGVTGKEAQTGEKEDMEENEKEKKKNKKKNNNNNFSNISCVKHLKNENKYSFKMKYHEPNEIVIKIFFTVLNKKAKDINSTSSPAANVQWYAILHDSKEDESISIKRFNNISLKKVSTISFILEDVERGNYNFTIYVHNDTYYGIDHE; this is encoded by the exons ATGAAAtcaagaataaataataaggtGAAGGAAAATTCATACCAAGAATATTCTAGAAAACATGATAGGTACAATATTGAGGATGCAgtgaaatttataaaaaataatttatttttcaaaaaattcaaaaacaTCCACAATGTAGGTCAATATGCAAGATTTAATATATGCCCCCCAAACAACATCAGCCGCAAGGATAATGAAATCGAACGAAAGATACTTACAGTactgaaaaaggaaaaaaagtatttgaaaaaatattcaaaaaaatataacctCATGGAAAGTACAATAGAAAATAAGGAAAGAAATGTAAAGGAAAGAGAGGAAAGAGgacttatgtatgtatataacatatgCGAACATATTTTAAACGGTCGAGATAGTACCCTTGGTACAGGGATATACACaagcataaataaaaatagcaatgatagtagtaatagtaaaaggatatttataaatgaaattaatgaGTTACTTACCGAAATTGTGCATATCACATTAACAAAGGATAATCTAGAAAGTAGCTTACTagatttattaaatgaaaactACGTAGatttcataataaatattattaaaaataaagaacagATAAAGAGAGATATAAAATTACTGAGTAGGTATGTAgatataaaggaaaatacTGTAGGTGCAAACTTTTTTATAACGAATAAAacatcaaaaaaaatgaataataagaGTGTACTACTAAGTAATAGggaaaatattgaaaagaTAATagatttctttatatattgtgTAAAGGAAAATTCTTTTGagcattttaaaaaaatatatatacctaacGAAGATAATAAGTTAGAAGAAATTAACGTACCAAAAAATACCTATTATTCCTATGAAGATAATGTTACAAAAGTCAAAATTAATAGATtagaaaattttcattttgataaaaatgagTTAGTACCTGTACGTGTCTTACCTTTCTggtataaatacatattcgAATTTGAATACTTTAATTATATTCAATCGAAGGTCTTTAAATCAGCATttcatacaaataaaaatttattagtaGCAGCCCCAACCGGCTGTGGTAAAACGAATATAGCTTTATTAGTTATATTACAACAAATTATGTTATTCTGCGAacagaataatattaatttgaaCAGCCTTGTTAAATCATATTTAGGAACACACGGTATTAACTATGAACaagaggaaaaaacaaaaaatataaatagcaACCATCTAAAGGACGGCGAAGCAAATAGTCAAAGGAGTGATATTGAAGAAGTCGTAAAAAGGGACTTGAAGAAagaatacgaaaaaaatgaTCACACTGAAGGAGATCAGGATGATGATAAGAATACACTTGATGTATATGATAATTTGAGcgataaaaagagaaagtcCTCAGATGATAATGTTTCTTCCTACAGCTATGACAATAATAGTGTGTTCTCAAATGCAGCAAGAAGGGAAGAAGTGGATATAAATTCaaaagaatttaaaattatttatattgcaCCAATGAAGTCGTTAGTATTcgaaataacaaatatatttcaaaaaaaattaaaaatatttaacttaAAAGTATGTGAATATACCAAAGAACACAGTTTAACATCGAAAGAATTggaacatgtacatataattgtCACTGTCCCAGAAAAGTTGGATATACTACTAAGAAATAGTAATTACTCAACTACTGTATCTGATGAATCGTTAATTAAGTGTATCAAATGCTTAATACTTGATGAagttcatttattaaatactGATAGAGGAGATGTAATAGAAACAATAGTTGCAAGATTTTTTAGATACTCAGAAACTTCTCAATCGGTTCGAAGAATAGTTGCTATGTCTGCTACTTTACCAAATTACAAAGATGTTagtgattttttaaaagttgaAAATGACATGTGTTTTTACTTTAGTGAAAAGTATCGTTCTATACAACTAGATAAAACTTTATATGGGATACATGAAAAGAATAATCATAAATTGTACTTagcaaaaaatatgtatacatataatgaaataattaatagtcttaaaaaagataaacagTGCATAATTTTTGTGTGCTCAAgaaatgaaacaaataaaacGATTGAATTCTTAATTGACCATGCCTTAAAGaatgatgaaataaattactttacaaataatttatacatggactataatataaacaaaagaattaaaaagtCAAACAATGTCTATATTAAACAGTTCTTTGAATATGGTTGTACTATACATCATGCTGGTATGGCAAGGTCAGATAAAATACTAGTAGAAGATTTGTTTAGAAAAAAAGCCTTCAATGTTCTATGTTGTACATCTACTCTTGCATGGGGTGTTAATTTACCTGTACACACAGTTATTATCAAAGGAACGAATTATTTCTCCTCAGAAAGTGGAAAAGTAGAAGATTTAGATATTCTAAATATAAATCAAATATTTGGTAGATGTGGTAGACCACAATATGAAAGTCATGGTCATGCTATTCTAATAACAGAAAGAacgaaattatataaatatataaaattattaacaaacaATACTATTATAGAAtcaaactttttaaaaaatatagaaaatcaCTTAAATGCAGAAATAAGCATAGGTACAACCAAAAATGTAGAAGATGCAATTAAATGGCTAGAATATACATACCTATTTGTacgtatgaaaaaaaatccTTTTCTATATGATTCCGATTTGACAAATGATatcaatttatataataaaagaaaagaaataatctTAAAGGCAATTCATAACTTAAGTGAAAATAAACTAGTTAGAAGAATTCTTTTAACCAATGATTTTGTAGGAACTTTCTATGGACAAATAGCAGCAAAATATTATGTTGATTATAAAACCATAGGAATATTTGCATCAAATATAGATAATGGtaattatatagaaattCTTGATGTTATAAGCAAAGCAAAAGAATTTGAAAACATACAAATAAGAAATGAAGACATGAAagattttctttatttaaaacaaaaatgcgATATTAAAGAAGAGTATGACGAATCAAAAGCCATGACTTTACGTATATTAATAGAAGCATACTTAAGAAgattacaaataaataatttttccataatatgtgaaattaattatacggtacaaaatattataagaatattatatgcatattatgAAATATGCTTAAATAtcttgaaaaatatatctaacCTAATTATGAACACCCATAATCTCATTTTAGCAATTTTAAGAAGACTTCCAATTAATGCAGGCATATTTAGGCATTTctgttataaaaatgaattaactgacaagaaaaatatatttgtttcaaataaccgaaaggggaaaaattttaaagatcAAGCAGATATTACACAGAACAAAATTGATGATAAGAGCGCACACGTAAACTTAGTTGATCTGCATCAAGAAGATGAATATCACAACGACAATGTCCGAAGTAGAAGAAACCAAAATTACACAGTGTACCTAAAAGAAGCgatagtaaatatattagaaaaaaaaaatcttacATATGAATCTATAGAAAATCTAAATAAAAGcgaattattattctttctAAGGAATGAAGTATATACTaatcaaattttatattataaaaacataataccCAACTTACACATTGAAGGGTACATTCAACCAATAACACAAacaattatgaaaattaatttaaatgttcACCTAAAAAATACTATCTGGTCGGATCAATGGAATGATACAAAAGAAAACTTTCATCTCTTTTTATTGAATACATTAAAcaatgatatattatattttcaaaattttgcaattcataaaaaagataGAAAGAAAATACATGATATATCTTTTGAATTCCCATTATCGAATCAAATGCCTCCACAAATAACAGCTCAATTCATGTCAATGAATTGGCATAACTTATCTTTTGTTCacatttttaatacaaataatttatttattaatcaaaaaataaacatcTTTTCTGAAATTTTACCCATTGTTCCCCTGTCAACGCAAGTCTTGAAAGTACAGAATTACATcaaattcttttcttttaaatattttaatccTATACAAACCCAAATGTTTCATGCAGCTTTTCACACAGACGAGAATCTTTTACTCGGGGCACCCACAG GAAGCGGGAAAACGGTAATTGGGGAACTGTGCATATTGAGGAATATGCTAACtcatgaaaatgaaaaatctGTTTATATATGCCCTATGAAAGCTATAGTAAATGAAAGATACAAAAGCTGGAAAAGCAAATTTAAGGTTctgtttaataaaaatgttattgaACTAACCggagaaaaaaatgaaaataaagagaGTATAACAGATAGTAATATCATAATATGTACTCCTGAAAAGTTGGATGTTATATCCAGaaattggaaaaataaaaaattcgtAAAAAGCATTAATTTGATAATATTTGAtgaaatacatttattaggTCAAGAAAACAGGGGAGGAGTAATTGAAATTTTGGTAAATcgatttaaaaatatgcaagatgaattaaacaaaaaaattaggCTGGTTGGATTAACAACCGTTATAACAAGTGTTGATGATCTAATTTTATGGTTAGATGTTAAAgaaaattatctttttaatttcccTTCCTCGTGTCGTATAGTACCTTGTAAAACACATATCTTGGGATTTACACAAAAAGCATATTGTGCTAGAATGTCTGTAATGAATAAACATGTTTTTGATGCTATTCATCAGTATGcacaacaaaaaaatgttttaatttttgtctCCTCAAGAAGACAAACAAGACTAACGGCCTTTGATATAATTTCCCTTAACTTAAGTTCccataatttaaattttctacacccacaaaatttattaaatgataaGAATTATATTCAGGTTTTACtaaacaaaagaaaaggaaaagaggAAAAACATAAGAACAACACAAATGGAAATAATATGTTAATCAAATGTAGCAATATCATAAATTATGCAAAACGTTCAAGTAATAATAGGATAAATCATAAAGAAACAGAGGAGTCCAAACATATTAATGGAATGGggtttttttcctttaattaCAAAGATACAGATATATTTGATTATAATTCATTGCTAAATAAAAACTTGTTGGAACATGAAAAGGAGGAAGTTGgaaatttactttttcagaattatttaaatataatagagAATGAACATTTAAAAGAACTTTTAAAATACGGAATAGGAATTCATCATGCAGGACTAAATGAAAGTGACAAAAACATTGtcgaatatttttttctcaataaaattatacaaatactAATATGTACATCTACTTTAGCCTGGGGTATTAATCTACCTGCATATTTAGTTATTATAAAAGGGAATGAATTTTATGATgccaaaacaaaaaaatataaagacaTATCATACACAGATTTATTGCAAATGATTGGAAGAGCTGGTAGACCACAATTTGATGATAAAGCATTAGCTATTTTATTAGttcaagaaaaaagaaaaaatgcaataaaaaattttttgtatcatCCTATGAATATAGAATCAAATATcatggaaaatataaatgaacatataaaTGCTGAAATCTGTTCTgatgtaattaaaaataaagaagatatttttaattatattactaaatcttattattttaaaagattatTTTCTAATCCTTCGTATTATTTAAAGGATGTACAATATGTTCAGCtctttgaaaataataaattaactcCTCAAGCAAAAAAGACAATATATGACCACTTAAATAACATTATAGATAATACTGTCAAATTTTTAgtacaaaataaatgcatagaAGCAATAAATGAGGAttataattacaaatattattctaCTCCCCTAGGGCGCATAGCTTCCATCTATTATATCAAATGTGAAACAGTCTCTTTCTTTTACAATTCGATAGAAAAAGATACACAGCTTACAGATTCAGACGAAATCAAAGTACATGATGTAATAGATGATATCGAGGGGTCTAATATCTCTAAGGAAGCGTCTacaaatagtaataacaccgacgaaataaaaatgacACATGTatgggaagaaaaaaaaatgcctCAAGAGTTTGAAAAAATAGAGGAGCAATATCAAAAGGAACCGGATGAAAAGGAACAAAAGAATGATCACTATTCGGATGTAGAAGATCACTCAGCGAATGATGAAAGTAATAAGGTTAAGAAATATAGCAAGCCCCCTCATGAGAAGCTCGATTTTTACGGTTTATTCAAACTAATTGCACAGGCAAAGGAATTTGATGACATTCCCTTAAGGCATAAtgaagataaatataatgtaaaactACGCAATCAAATTCCAttagatataaatatgaatatgcCTAATATCAAAACATATCTCTTATTACTTTCTCGTTTATATGAATGTACTTACGAAACAGTTGATTATCATATAGATTTAAAATTAGTACTTGACCAGATCGCTAGGGTTATAAATGGATTCATTGatgtttgtttattatttcacacttataggtatataaaaaatttaattttaatttttcaatgtataaatcaaaaaattactcctcaaaaaaattccttatatattattaaggaCATAAATGACTATCAGATAGCTAAATTAAGGGATTTACATATAGGAGATATTAAAGAGCTGATAAAATTTGATAGATCTTTTTTATACTCACTAAACTTATTTGATACTAGTCAACTAGATTACATTCTGCAAATACCTGTCTTAAGTagtaatgtaaaattatatcataaaaatgtGAGTAGTACTGACAAAAGGGAGGAAATAGAAGAAGGAGGAGAAACAGGAGTAACAGGAAAAGAAGCACAAACGggagaaaaagaagatatgGAAGAAAAcgaaaaggagaaaaaaaaaaataaaaaaaaaaataataataataatttctcAAATATATCATGTGTCAAACAtctgaaaaatgaaaataagtattcctttaaaatgaaatatcaTGAGCCGAACGAAATAgttatcaaaatattttttactgtttTGAATAAAAAGGCTAAAGATATCAACTCAACCTCTTCTCCAGCAGCAAATGTTCAATg GTATGCCATTCTTCATGATTCCAAGGAAGATGAATCAATTTCTATCAAaagatttaataatatttctttaaaaaaagtgtCCACTATTTCATTCAT CTTAGAAGACGTTGAAAGGGGAAATTACAATTTCACCATTTATGTTCACAACGATACCTATTATGGAATTGATCACGAg